The following proteins are co-located in the Elusimicrobiaceae bacterium genome:
- a CDS encoding NAAT family transporter — protein sequence MDFLISSVITLCLIMDPFGNIPLFSSALRKVAPERRTIVLVREMVIALALMIGFLFLGKWFLRAFGIQQFSMNIAGGIILFIISIKLVFGGDDNSKSDPKEEEPFIVPLAIPLVAGPAALSIVMIMSAQQPNKWLTVAAVVIASAINLAVLMLSFPISNLLGKRGLIAIERLMGMMLVLMSVNMIMSGIAEFMKGGL from the coding sequence ATGGACTTTCTGATTTCTTCCGTCATCACTTTGTGTTTAATCATGGACCCGTTTGGGAACATTCCTTTGTTTAGTTCTGCCCTTAGAAAAGTGGCTCCGGAGCGCCGCACCATTGTATTAGTGCGTGAAATGGTGATAGCGTTGGCCTTGATGATTGGCTTTTTGTTTTTGGGTAAATGGTTCTTGCGTGCCTTTGGCATACAGCAGTTTTCCATGAACATTGCCGGCGGCATTATTTTATTTATCATTTCTATCAAATTGGTGTTTGGCGGAGATGACAACTCCAAGTCTGACCCGAAGGAAGAAGAGCCGTTTATCGTGCCGTTGGCTATTCCGTTGGTGGCCGGTCCTGCGGCTTTGTCTATTGTGATGATTATGTCTGCCCAGCAACCTAACAAGTGGCTGACGGTGGCGGCGGTAGTTATTGCCTCTGCTATCAACTTGGCGGTACTGATGCTTTCTTTCCCGATTAGCAACCTGTTGGGTAAGCGCGGTTTGATTGCTATTGAGCGGTTGATGGGTATGATGTTGGTGTTGATGTCTGTAAATATGATTATGAGCGGTATTGCCGAGTTTATGAAAGGGGGGCTGTAA